In one window of Nicotiana tabacum cultivar K326 chromosome 12, ASM71507v2, whole genome shotgun sequence DNA:
- the LOC107770207 gene encoding D-galacturonate reductase-like, with the protein MQEVSLNNCDKAMPVIGMGTASSSPPAESAETVKSTLLEAIKAGYRHFDTAFIYPSEKSLGEAIVEALHLGIIKSRDELFITTKLWSTFAERDQVVPACKLSLRNLQLEYVDMYLIHMPLRISETIQKLPVPKEIIYPLDIKGVWEGMEECKSLGLTKGIGVSNFSCKKLEELLSIAKIPPAINQVEMNPMWQQKQLREFCKAKGIQITAYSPLGSNNTLWGDNRVVECDVLTEIAKSKGKTTAQVALRWVYEQGVNLVTKSFNKERMKENLQIFDWSLCEEESKKISELPQRRGFSMASLYGPHDIFLQLDAEM; encoded by the exons ATGCAAGAAGTAAGTTTGAACAATTGTGACAAGGCCATGCCAGTGATTGGCATGGGAACTGCTTCTTCATCTCCGCCGGCGGAGTCGGCGGAGACAGTGAAATCTACCCTATTGGAAGCTATTAAAGCCGGCTACCGCCACTTCGACACGGCATTTATTTATCCATCGGAAAAGTCTCTCGGAGAAGCCATTGTTGAGGCTCTTCATCTTGGTATCATCAAGTCGAGGGATGAGCTTTTCATCACTACTAAGTTATGGTCCACTTTTGCTGAACGTGATCAAGTTGTTCCTGCTTGTAAACTCAGTCTTCG AAATTTGCAATTGGAATATGTGGATATGTATCTAATTCACATGCCTCTGAGAATAAGTGAAACGATACAAAAACTCCCAGTTCCAAAAGAAATCATTTACCCATTGGATATCAAAGGTGTGTGGGAAGGAATGGAAGAATGCAAGAGTCTTGGCCTCACAAAAGGAATTGGTGTTAGTAATTTCTCTTGCAAAAAGCTTGAGGAACTCCTTTCCATTGCTAAAATTCCTCCAGCTATCAATCAA GTGGAGATGAACCCAATGTGGCAACAAAAGCAACTGAGGGAATTTTGCAAGGCAAAGGGAATACAAATCACTGCTTATTCTCCCTTGGGTTCAAATAATACATTATGGGGTGATAACAGAGTTGTGGAATGtgatgttttaactgaaattgcCAAATCCAAAGGAAAAACCACTGCTCAG GTAGCATTGAGGTGGGTTTATGAGCAAGGGGTGAATCTTGTTACAAAGAGTTTCAACAAGGAGAGAATGAAAGAGAACCTTCAAATATTTGATTGGTCACTTTGTGAAGAAGAGTCGAAGAAAATAAGTGAGCTTCCACAGCGTAGAGGTTTTAGCATGGCCTCTCTTTATGGACCTCATGATATTTTCCTGCAATTAGATGCAGAGATGTAA
- the LOC142167346 gene encoding uncharacterized protein LOC142167346, with protein MTGMPPEVMTHKLNEECQQALKNLKAYLSNIPLLAKPKDGERLFVYLVVSEMTVNAFLIREDKGRLAKWAIELSDYDIMYQPRTAIKSQVLAYLSTKIVPEVEKELQIFTGSNPGMWTLFTDGSSNIKGADLGIVLILPSGESIRQAVKYCPITNNEAECEALIPGLELARELSIEQIVIKSDSQLVVNQMQGTYITREARMMQQYLEKARELIRQFQSWKIVQIPREENAEADALANIALVAEITSAENVIVIYLFHSVLDQDKNEIIINNLKKRLEESKGNWLEVLPGVLWAYRTTTKTGTREIPFSLVYGSEALIPVEIGEPSTRFTQVTEESNDEELRTNLDVLEQRKEAVLIRMVEQKQTIERYYNMKAHLRYFKIGDFILKSFFQSTKSAGTGKLNPNWEGIIKFEVSLENVPMN; from the exons ATGACAGGTATGCCTCCagaggtgatgactcataaattGAATGAAGAATGCCAACAAGCCCTCAAAAATTTGAAGGCATACTTATCAAATATACCTTTGCTGGCTAAACCAAAAGATGGTGAGAGGCTGTTCGTTTATCTCGTAGTTTCAGAAATGACTGTAAATGCATTTTTGATACGAGAAgacaaag GTAGATTAGCCAAGTGGGCAATAGAACTCAGTGATTATGATATTAtgtaccaacctagaactgcaataAAATCACAAGTTTTAGCATATTTAAGCACAAAAATAGTTCCTGAAGTAGAAAAGGAATTACAAATATTCACCGGATCTAATCCAGGTATGTGGACTCTATTTACTGATGGCTCCTCAAATATTAAAGGAGCAGATTTGGGTATTGTTTTAATTTTACCTTCGGGAGAAAGTATAAGACAAGCAGTTAAATATTGCCCtattactaacaatgaagcagagtgcGAAGCTCTAATTCCAGGGTTAGAACTGGCACGAGAACTCTCCATAGAGCAAATCGTGATTAAAAGTGATTCTCAGCTGGTAGTCAATCAGATGCAGGGGACTTATATAACTAGAGAGGCACGGATGATGCAACAATATTTGGAAAAGGCACGAGAATTGATAAGGCAATTCCAATCATGGAAGATTGTACAAATACCcagggaagaaaatgcagaagcagatgcacTAGCTAATATTGCTTTAGTTGCGGAAATAACAAGTGCAGAAAATGTTATtgtaatatatttatttcattcagtaCTAGACCAGGATAAAAATGAG attattattaataatttgaaaaaaagattAGAAGAATCAAAAGGCAATTGGCTCGAGGTGTTACcaggagtattatgggcttatcgaacAACAACAAAGACAGGCACGAgagaaataccattttcacttgtttATGGTTCAGAAGCCTTAATCCCAGTTGAAATAGGAGAGCCAAGTACGAGATTCACACAAGTAACAgaagaatcaaatgatgaagagttaaGAACGAATTTGGATGTACTCGagcaaagaaaagaagcagttcTAATAAGGATGGTAGAACAGAAGCAAACCATTGAACGATACTACAACATGAAGGCTCATctcagatacttcaagattggggacttcatTCTCAAAAGTTTTTTTCAATCAACAAAATCAGCTGGAACAGGAAAGTTGAACCCAAATTGGGAAGGTATTATAAAGTTCGAGGTATCGCTGGAAAATGTGCCTATGAATTAG